A region from the Maridesulfovibrio zosterae DSM 11974 genome encodes:
- a CDS encoding amino acid permease: MASKQIKHDKHKLSVFTLMMINVAAILSLRVLPGLAEYGWSLFFYLTLGSVCFFIPSALVSAELASGWDAEGGVYLWVKEAFGPKWGFVAIFMQWVENLPWFPAVLSFGASAIAYIFNPALAENKIFIVAVIQLSLWVATFLNFRDMKLSAFFSSSGAITGTIIPGLLIIILGIVHILSGKPLEINFSTAALMPEINSLEQLMLLAAMLISFTGMEMSAVHVNDVRKPAINYPRAIFAACVIIISLSTLGSLAIAMVVPADDVSLSAGVCQAFDKLFQIHHLPFMTPIICFLMAYGALTMVITWMVGPSKGIREVAKEGYLPEWWQKSNKYGIPTNILIIQSGLSAVVSCVILFMPNVSSAFMLMSALAVQLYLIMYLLMFAAAIKLRYSHSEVKRGYTIPGGKAGIWLVSGIAIITCVFVFIFGFIPPQAVQNNGIVSILSYIGFLLTGVITFTIVPLYFYKKASRKSVQ, translated from the coding sequence ATGGCAAGTAAACAAATAAAACATGATAAACATAAATTATCAGTTTTTACACTGATGATGATTAATGTGGCGGCAATCTTATCTTTGCGTGTTTTGCCTGGTCTTGCTGAATATGGCTGGTCACTATTTTTTTACCTTACTCTTGGATCAGTTTGTTTTTTCATCCCATCAGCTCTTGTTTCTGCTGAGCTTGCTTCCGGATGGGATGCTGAAGGTGGAGTCTATTTATGGGTAAAAGAAGCTTTCGGACCTAAATGGGGATTTGTAGCTATCTTCATGCAATGGGTTGAAAATCTGCCGTGGTTTCCGGCAGTACTGTCTTTTGGAGCTTCTGCTATTGCTTATATTTTTAATCCAGCTCTGGCAGAAAATAAAATTTTTATTGTTGCAGTTATTCAGCTTTCCTTATGGGTTGCGACCTTCCTGAACTTCAGGGATATGAAATTATCAGCTTTTTTCAGTTCTTCAGGAGCAATAACCGGAACAATCATCCCAGGTTTGCTGATTATTATCCTTGGGATAGTACATATCCTTTCTGGTAAGCCGCTTGAAATTAATTTTTCAACAGCTGCGCTGATGCCTGAAATTAATAGTCTAGAACAACTTATGCTGCTTGCTGCCATGCTTATATCATTTACAGGTATGGAAATGTCAGCTGTGCATGTGAATGACGTACGCAAGCCTGCTATAAATTATCCCAGAGCTATTTTTGCGGCCTGCGTAATTATTATATCTTTATCTACACTAGGATCATTAGCAATTGCTATGGTAGTCCCTGCTGACGATGTAAGCTTAAGCGCCGGAGTTTGTCAGGCTTTCGATAAATTATTTCAAATCCATCATCTTCCTTTCATGACTCCCATAATATGCTTCCTAATGGCATACGGAGCCTTAACAATGGTCATCACATGGATGGTAGGTCCATCTAAAGGTATACGTGAAGTAGCTAAGGAAGGATATCTACCTGAGTGGTGGCAAAAATCTAATAAATACGGAATTCCAACAAATATCCTGATTATTCAAAGTGGTCTTTCAGCTGTAGTTTCATGCGTGATTCTATTCATGCCTAATGTGTCCAGTGCTTTCATGCTCATGAGTGCGCTGGCTGTTCAACTTTACCTGATTATGTATCTGCTAATGTTCGCTGCAGCTATCAAACTGCGCTACTCACATTCTGAAGTTAAACGTGGCTATACCATACCAGGCGGAAAAGCAGGTATATGGTTAGTCTCCGGTATCGCCATTATTACTTGTGTATTTGTATTTATTTTTGGATTTATCCCGCCACAAGCCGTGCAAAATAATGGTATAGTTTCAATCCTGAGCTATATTGGTTTCCTGCTTACGGGAGTAATAACGTTTACTATAGTACCACTATACTTCTACAAGAAAGCCTCCAGGAAAAGCGTCCAATAA
- the cadB gene encoding cadaverine/lysine antiporter, translated as MAAEHKKMGVVACTAVVAGNMMGSGIALLPANLASIGSIALIGWAVALLGALALAYVYSRLGMEDPQEGGPIAYAGEVSPILGYQSGLLYYHANWIGNLAIAITGVDYLSVFFPALQNPVASGVTSIAIIWLFTGINILGADWIGRLVSVGVVLLLIPVAITGTVGWAFFDITQFNNNWLGQGHTPDSAVLAAIILCIWSFIGVESAAVNTAVVKNPKKTIPISTMVGTALAGIVYILSCTAISGMFPAKEMAASGAPFSLAMGHICAKLPFAAYIPKIVSAVTAFACLASLGSWMMLVSQAGSRAASDGTLPEIFGRKNHHGTPVMGLVLSSIMMSILLVVLMVMSKGGNTQSLFGNIASIAVLLTLPPYFYSALNLLRRYGFHAKKAWLQILSSLLACGFCLIALSGAAKSALIGCMIVMLCTFIFYVGKDRTQFENKIKASTGQ; from the coding sequence ATGGCTGCTGAGCATAAGAAAATGGGTGTAGTTGCTTGTACTGCAGTTGTCGCCGGAAACATGATGGGGTCAGGCATTGCTTTACTTCCTGCCAATCTTGCGTCCATAGGCAGTATTGCTCTTATTGGATGGGCTGTAGCTTTATTAGGGGCACTTGCCTTAGCTTACGTCTATTCAAGGCTAGGTATGGAAGACCCGCAGGAAGGAGGTCCTATTGCATATGCAGGCGAAGTTTCACCCATCCTAGGATATCAGTCAGGTCTTCTATACTATCATGCCAACTGGATTGGTAATCTGGCAATTGCTATTACCGGAGTAGATTATCTTTCTGTTTTTTTTCCAGCTCTTCAGAATCCTGTAGCATCAGGAGTTACATCTATTGCGATCATCTGGTTATTCACAGGAATAAATATTCTTGGAGCAGACTGGATCGGGAGACTTGTATCAGTTGGAGTAGTCTTATTACTTATTCCTGTTGCCATTACCGGTACGGTTGGCTGGGCCTTTTTTGATATAACTCAGTTTAATAATAATTGGTTGGGACAGGGACATACTCCAGATTCAGCTGTACTGGCAGCAATAATTCTTTGTATCTGGAGTTTTATAGGGGTTGAGAGTGCTGCTGTTAATACTGCTGTTGTAAAAAACCCCAAAAAAACTATCCCTATATCCACAATGGTTGGAACAGCTCTGGCCGGCATTGTTTATATTCTTTCATGCACTGCAATTTCAGGTATGTTTCCGGCAAAAGAGATGGCTGCTTCAGGTGCTCCTTTTTCACTTGCAATGGGGCATATCTGCGCCAAACTTCCATTTGCAGCGTATATTCCTAAAATAGTATCTGCTGTAACTGCGTTTGCCTGTCTTGCTTCACTGGGATCATGGATGATGCTCGTTTCACAAGCCGGGAGCAGAGCAGCTAGTGACGGAACTCTTCCTGAAATTTTCGGCCGTAAAAACCATCACGGCACACCTGTCATGGGGCTTGTTCTTTCATCCATCATGATGAGCATTTTATTGGTAGTACTTATGGTCATGTCCAAAGGAGGAAATACTCAATCTTTATTTGGAAATATTGCCTCTATTGCCGTACTGCTTACTTTACCGCCATACTTTTATTCAGCACTTAATCTACTTCGACGTTATGGTTTTCACGCCAAAAAGGCATGGTTACAGATTTTATCTTCACTGCTTGCCTGCGGGTTCTGTCTTATTGCTTTATCCGGAGCAGCGAAATCAGCTCTCATCGGATGTATGATTGTTATGCTCTGCACTTTCATCTTTTACGTTGGTAAAGACCGCACTCAGTTTGAAAATAAGATTAAAGCATCTACAGGTCAGTAA
- a CDS encoding glutamine synthetase family protein, producing MTAPIFNCKNADDVLKAVRDYNISFVQFWFVDILGTLKSFQITPKELETSFEEGMGFDGSSILGFTRIEESDMIAIPDPTTFQLCSWRPSDRPVARMFCDIQNPDGTPYEGDSRWVLKKTLDTAAERGYTYYVGPELEFFLFQDEKGTKIIDRGGYFDAPPLDLGNDVRRDIIFSLEQMGYDVEYSHHEVAPSQHEIDLRYAEGMKMADTAMTYRVIVKEVARKHGIYATFMPKPMFGENGSGMHVHQSLFKNGRNVFFDANDEYHLSQEGKSYIAGILKHAPEMTCVTNQWVNSYKRLVPGYEAPVYVSWARKNRSTLVRVPMYKPGKENATRMELRCPDPAANPYLCFAVMLQAGLKGIDEGYKLPAPIEKNVFAMDANTLAENGITALPGNLYEAATAMRNSELIKECLGDHIHENLYQNKIKEWDRYRTQITEYELATYLPVL from the coding sequence GTGACTGCGCCAATCTTTAATTGCAAAAACGCGGATGATGTTCTGAAAGCTGTACGTGATTATAACATCAGCTTTGTTCAATTCTGGTTCGTAGATATTCTTGGAACCCTTAAGAGCTTTCAGATTACACCTAAAGAACTTGAAACTTCTTTTGAAGAAGGGATGGGATTTGACGGGTCTTCTATTCTGGGGTTCACCAGAATTGAAGAATCTGACATGATAGCAATCCCAGATCCGACAACTTTTCAGCTATGCTCATGGCGTCCATCAGACAGACCGGTTGCGCGTATGTTCTGTGATATTCAAAACCCTGACGGAACTCCTTATGAAGGCGACAGTCGTTGGGTACTTAAGAAAACTCTCGATACAGCTGCAGAGCGTGGGTACACTTACTATGTTGGTCCTGAATTAGAATTTTTTCTATTTCAAGATGAAAAGGGTACTAAAATTATCGATCGCGGCGGTTATTTTGACGCTCCACCACTTGATCTTGGAAATGATGTTCGCCGTGATATTATTTTTTCTCTGGAGCAGATGGGATATGATGTAGAATACAGTCATCACGAAGTTGCGCCGAGTCAACATGAAATAGATCTACGCTACGCTGAAGGTATGAAAATGGCTGACACAGCCATGACATACCGTGTCATTGTCAAAGAAGTTGCACGTAAACATGGTATCTACGCGACCTTTATGCCAAAACCTATGTTCGGTGAAAACGGTTCAGGTATGCATGTTCACCAGTCTTTATTCAAGAATGGACGCAATGTGTTCTTTGATGCCAATGATGAATATCATCTCAGTCAGGAAGGTAAAAGCTATATTGCCGGTATACTGAAGCATGCTCCTGAAATGACATGTGTGACTAACCAATGGGTTAATTCATATAAACGCCTTGTTCCAGGTTATGAAGCTCCTGTTTATGTCTCTTGGGCCAGAAAAAACCGTTCAACACTCGTACGTGTTCCTATGTATAAGCCGGGCAAAGAAAACGCTACAAGAATGGAGCTGCGCTGTCCTGATCCTGCCGCAAATCCATATCTCTGCTTTGCAGTAATGCTTCAAGCAGGTCTCAAAGGTATCGATGAAGGATACAAACTTCCTGCTCCTATTGAAAAAAATGTCTTTGCTATGGATGCTAATACTCTTGCGGAAAACGGCATAACAGCCCTTCCAGGAAACCTTTATGAAGCAGCTACAGCCATGAGAAACAGTGAATTGATCAAAGAATGCCTTGGCGATCATATTCATGAAAATTTATACCAAAATAAAATTAAAGAGTGGGATAGATACAGAACTCAAATTACTGAGTACGAATTAGCTACATATCTACCTGTATTATAG